The DNA segment CCAGGACGAGCTCGGCGTCCTGCGGACCTACACGGACGTGCATTATCCCAGACAGGCTCTCCGGATTGTCCTCCTGCTGTCCGACATCCAGAacctgaagaagcagcagcaggtgctgagACCTCTCCTCCCTTGCAGCATTGCTCTGGGGGCTggagagggcaggggaggaaggaacaGGAGCTCAGAGTTTGTCCTGCTTAACGCTCctgctgttcctgtgcctcCTGCCGCCCTCAGGATGAGATAgacaagacagaagaaatggGGAAGGCCGTCCTGGAGGAACTGGAAGAGAAAGCACGGCAAGAAcaagaggagctgctgcagaaagtcGTGGAGGTAGGTGGAACTACTCCGCCGCCTCGGCAGGGGGAGTCGGTCTGTGGGAGCCGCGGACAAGGCGGGGGCTTCCAGACGTTGCCCGCTGGCAGCAGCGGCGTGCAGCCAGCACACAAAGAATCACCGAGCATCGCTGCTCCTGCCTGACGCGCTGGAAGGGCACACGAGGAGTCCCTCCGAGTTGCTGCCCTCGTCTGAAGTGACAAAATGTTCTCAGGCTCGCTCCTGAGAGCTTGCTGCGTGGAGGTGAGCGCGCTGTGACCCAGCGTTCACCCTGCTGCTAGGCTCCCTGCTTTACTACGTTATTTAGGTGGGGACTTAGCTGCTCAGCTGTGACGCTGCTGAGGCAGCGCACGGATCTTTGTAAATTCATGAGGAAATTAACCTGCGTGCAGCAcggcagagcaggggctgctctcAGTCTGCAGAAGATTTTACAGGTGAATCCGTAAGCACAGGTGCTATAAGTAACCCAAGCAATATTCATAAGTTTTCCCAGGGAAACTGGACTGGATTTATTGAGTTCCTCAGCCTTGTTCTGTCATCAGCCCAATGGGACGAGCTGGAACCCAAACCTTACCCGAGCAGGAGTTATTTCCTTGAGGAGTGATGCATCCAGACACAACCAGAGTTGGCATCTGGCAGTGGCAGGGTCTCACGCTGGCAGTTACCGGGggtttcttctcttcccctgcACAGGAGGTGTTGCTGCACCAGGATGGCCTGAAGCAGCTGGTCATAAACAACCACGTGCTGCGATGCGAGATAACAAGGCAAAGAGAGGTGAGGGGGCGGGGGGAGAACCACCACGGAGAAGCAGAGCCAGCCACCCTCAGCCCTTGCCCTCAGAGAGGATTTTGTGCCTCTTGGTGGTGTGTGGGGCTTTCTGCTTCCACTGGAGCCAGTGAGCTGTAAGGCTTCCTAAAACGCCCTCTGGACTGCTCGCCCTCAGCGTGCCCTGTTAGGGGCTTTTTTGCGTGAGGGATGGTTTCAAGCTCTGCTGCTTGCAAAAACTTTAATCACTGCTTCTGTTGCAAAATGAAGAACGCTTAGAGATGTAATTCGTTCAGATTATTAAGGACCTGGAAGAAGAGATCAGCGAGCTGCAAAGCAGCATCCAGACGCTCCGCCAGCGTGCGAGAGACCCGAGAGAGGTGATCTTTGCTGATGTTTTCCTCCGCAGACCCAAGTAAGTGAGGCTGCTCAGTGGGCGTGCACAGAGCTTTCCCTACGGCCTTGACCTGCAGAATTCTGTGGTGCTGAGCGCGAATAACCTCAGCCCAAGCACTGCTGCAGATCTCACCGACAAACCTACACGTCCTGGGACAGAAACTCGCAGCTTACAGGCGTCCTGCCCTGGGAGATGGCTGCCAGGTCTCCTGGTGTTGCCTAAATGCAGCTAGGAAACAGCCTCCCTGACAGCAGTGTGCTGGCAGCCCCGGTCACATCAGGGCTCTCTTCTGGGTTTCCTTTTGTCCGTCCTGTAAATGGGGATAATTaccagctgcaggaagaggcaGAGCTTTTCAAGGCCCTTGTGACCACGATGAGTCTTCCTTTAttgttcttttccctctctggcTGGGAAACCAAACTGAGGGGAGGTGGCCAGGCTCCTGTGGAGCATCCTTGTCCGGGCAGGTCCTACCCATCTcaagctgctttgctgctggtgtGAAACGGCACAAAGGAGAACAAAGGCGGGCAGCCAGTCCCctaatatgtaaaaaaaaaaaacatctcagagGAACGGGTTGGCAGCAAAAAGGCAAAACTTGCTCTTTCTCCCACTCTTTCCCTGCCCAAGCTCACCGGGAGCTAACGACCCCCGGAGCAGAGGTTGTGGTGAGTCCCTGCTCCCATTTCCCGTCGTTATGACGTGGGAGGAGAATCCTCAGCGCGCATCGATAGGGAGAAGGCCCTGCCAGCTCGCTCACGGGGCCGCTGGGCTCTCCTCTCCAGGGACAGGGGACACACTGGCCAAGTCCGTAGGCTGAGGCATACCAGCAGCCCGCTGTGACGAGTTATTTTCCACCATACCCACGGCGGGGAGCCCGCCCCACCAAGCAGCAGGCCCCTGGCAGAGGGCTCCTGCCCAGAACTCAAATGCTTTGGAGCTGCCGAGGTGCCTCCGCTTCCTGTGCTGCCCAGGGGAACAAACCTATGAAAAAATTGGCCAAATATGCTTAAATCTTGAGTGCGGTGTAGCCCGAAACCCACAGTTTTGTGCAGAACTGGGTGCATGTGCACCTTTatttgctgcagctgcctgtacACAAGGTATAGACGAGCCACAGATGCTCACCCAGCAAACCGCTGGTGGTGCAAACAGCAGAAGGGGCTGGAATCTCCCGTGATGGGCTGCTGGGGGTGTTACTGGCCAGCCAGGTAGGGCTGCAGCGCTGCAGAGGCGTGATgtggagcaggaggaaagcCTGCAACACGTCAGGAGCCCGTGGGGGAGGCGAGCGGCTGCGTGATGGATTAGCAcgacttaatttttttttatttttttttccgatAAAAGAATGATAAAAAGGGGAATTAATTAGCCTCGAcagctggtggggctggggttACTGAGGGCGGCTGGGAGAAGAGTTAAAAATAGCAGGAAGGCCCAAGTGGAAAGTTTCTGTAACATCACAAGTCAGGCATTTGGTGCTTACCCGCCCTGACAGGCAGGAGGCTGTGCCAGAGCCCTCGCCGCCATCTCCCCGCCGATTCCCACTGACCTCCCTGCAACTTTTCACACGGCTTCAGCAGCCGTTCATTTTTCCAGTTAACCCTCTGCTTCCAGGCGCTGCCTTGGCTTCCTGAAAGCAGAACCAGGCATCGCCTGTGCTCGGCTTGGAAGCACGAGGGCAGGCAGGAGCGTGGGATTGTTGCTGGCCCTCCTCGGGCTCCCCGTGCGCTGCACCTGTGAAGCACGGAGGAGCTGCGAGGCCCCTGCACACCCGTGTGTGTCTGCATTTGAGTTCTCCCTCtttaaaactcctttttttaagcctttttttcaCCTCCAGCTCTGATCCCTGCACTGGAGTGGCTCCGGACGCACAGTTTGTCCCTGGGGCTGACGCAGGCTGCCGAGCGCACCTCTGAGCGAGCCCAGCTTGCTGTGTTTGTCCTTTCTGTGCGAGAAAGCAGATGTGCCTGGCTGCCTGATGGGCTTTCTCAGCTTCTGTTTGTCGTTCAGGACTGACAACGAGGGGCAGCTAATTCCGTTCCTCCTCCGAGTCCCAAGGGTGAGATCTGGCTGCCGTTGGCTGGGAAGCGGAGCTGCGCTCTGCGTTGTgctgagcaggggctgagcaccaCAGCCCTCACCTCCTGCTTTTGTTCACTGCTCCCCCAGCTGTGTTCTGCTGTGTCCCCAAACAAGTCCCCGGTCCCTCTGCACTGACACCAGTGTGCCCCAGGGACACGAGGCGTCGTgccagccacctccagccctcTAACAGTGGGGCCGTTGTAGGGCACGCAGGGAGCCTCAGAGCTCCGGGTGGGCTGCGCAGAGCATCAGAGGGGTCACCAGCCTCTCGCCCTGGCCTCACAGGagcttcttcccctcctcacaCCGGGCTCCTGTGCGCGGGTCAGAGCACGGCTGCTGGTTCCTGCTCTTCCCCGTGTGCCTcacctctctcctctctctgctcaGGTGCACACCGGACACCGAGGTGATCCTCAGCATCCCCACGGAGGAGGCAACGTTCCCGACCTCGTGCCTGTGACCATCGGGCTGCAGCCGTTTGGAAGGTGCAAACCCTGCGGTAACAGCAGCCCAGGAaccttccccagccctcctcacCCCCCAGCACCATCGCTACCCCCCGGTGCCATGGGGGCAGCACCAAAGGGGCCTCCCCGTCGCGGTGCCGTGACCGGGAGGGGTGTCCTGGGGTGCCCCGGGGTGGGCACGTCCCGGTGCAGGGCCTGGGGACCCGGCACGGAGCCACCCCGGAGCCTGTGCGGGTGCCAGGGCCAACCTCGGGTTCAAATAAAAACAGCCCCCGCGTGCTGCCCCGTTCGAAAAAAGCCTCCGGTCCTGCTGTCCGTTACCGGCTGCCAAACAGGGGCAGCGGAGCCTCCGCAAACCCCGCTCCGGGGGCAGGCACCGGGGCAGGACCGGGCTCGGCTCGCTCCTTACTTGGCGAAGCGGCGGGGGCCGTGCGCTGCCCCGGGCAGCCGCGAGATGGAGCCGGGAGGGGAccgggcggggggctcggggctcgaGGGGGTCCTGCCCCGGGTGGGACCGGAGCGTGGCGGAGCCCCCGGGCaacggggacgggacgggacgggacgggacggggctcccgggcagccccggtgccgctttccccccccccccgctgctcCCCGGAGCCCGAGGGGTCGCGGCCGGGGGCACCTCGCCCAGCCCCGGCACCGGGAGCCCCGCGGGGGCCTCGGGGACCGGGCAGAGCCCCGGGGGTGCGGGTGGTggacggggagggggggtcGGGCAGGGGAGGGACCGGCCGCGGCGGGGGCTCCACCTCCCGGTCTTTAAAGCCTCGCCGCTCCGGGGCCGAGCGGCGGTGCCCAGGAGCTCGGCGGAGGTCAGCCCGGTTTGGGGAAAATTAGGACCAAACCGGGACAGGAGACCGGGACCGGCGAGGCCGTGCCCGTGGCCTCGGGGCTGCAGGCTCGGGGAGCTCCGGcggagcagaggggctgccgGGGACCTCAGGGAAGCGGGGACCCCAAGGGGTTCCCGACCCCGCTGCCCCCGGTGCCGCCGATGACCCTGAACACGCAGCGCGGGAGCAAGAGCCCGCTGCGGAGGAGGGCCAGCACCCCTCTGCCGCGGCCCGGGGCACCGGCTGCCACGGCACAAACCGAGcccgggcacccccagctcGGCCACTCGTCCTCGGAGCCGGGCGGCAGGGCTGCGGCACCCCGGGGCAGTTGGTCCTCCGAATCCTCGGGCTCTTcggggtgctgggagccccaaTACCgcgtggtgctgctgggggaccCCGGCGTGGGCAAAACCAGCCTGGCCAACGCCTTCGCCGGCCTCCAGGAGCGGGATCTGCTGGAGCAGCACGGAGGTGGGTGCCCCACAACCTGGCGGGGACCCTCAGTTGTGGGGTCGCTCGCCACGGGGCcgggaggaggtggaggggaggTGGCTGCGCCCCGTGCTCCGAGGGAGCCCCGTGCGAGGCCCGGAGGAGCCCGGTGGGGTCGGGGGGGCCAGCACTGGGTCTCGGCTGCCCCGGGGAATTTCCACGCTGATCCAGCTCTCCCGGTGTCTTGCAGAGGTGGCCTACGAGCGCACGCTGTCCGTGGATGGCGAGGAGACCACGCTGCTGGTGATCGACGCCTGGGAGCCCGAGCGCAGGGTACGCGGGGCTGGGAACTCTGCaaatccctgctgctggggggtttgggggggtgtgggggatGCTGTGTGCGTACAGCTGCTGCTTCGGGGTCTCTGCGCTCTGCAGACATCTCCCCGGGGCTCTCCTGGCTGCGTCTCAGAGTGGGACAAGCCCAACAGGCAGGACAGGGCCCAGGGTCCCCAGTCAGCAGccataaaagcaaatttctggGGTTGAGGGACCCCCGATGGGGGCAGCCATCATCCTGAGGTCAGCCCTGTGGCCAAAGCGACAGCCTCGAGCTTCCCCTGCCTGCCAGGGAGGGTGCCCGGCACATCCTCACCCCTCTCTGGCTCTCCCACGGCGAGGCACCGGGAGCGCAGGAGCCGTGCGGGTCCCtcgggggggaggaaggagctgcaggggggGAGCGCAGTGCCAGCGAAATGCAAGGAAACGGCTTGGAAGCGGGGCTGAAGGAGCCAGCCGGGCAAATCCACGTGAGGCAGCGCTGGCAGCCAGGGCACGTGCTCAGCTGGCAGAGCCACGGCCCCGCGAGCCTGGCACGGGGCGTTTGTtcgtgctgctccctgccagcaaGCCCAGCGcccctgtgccctgctccccGAGGGCCACCCCGGGGCCGTGGGTTTCCACGGGAGTCAGGATCGGTCCctgggagcggggagggagccAGCACCCGGGCTGCACGCAGCCACTGCACCCCCATGGGCTGGGGCTGCGTTTTCCGTGCTGCCCGGAGGTGCCCAGCCCTACAACACCCTGAGATcagcctttttatttcccctgttGCATTGCACGGCCAAAAGCAGCTCCAGGAGGGGCAGCCTCAGCCCCCTGAGCCAGGCTGAGCCCACGGCCCCAATTTCTTGCTGACAGAGGAGGAACTGTGAGCCACCCCAAAAGCCAGGAGCTTTTAAGCTGATTTAGCAACGGGGCCACACGTCTGCTGCCCATGATGTGGGGGCTGTCGAGGTGGGACTAGCAGGTCCCATGTGTGCCGGGGTGGCTTGCTGCCCCCCCCAGAGCAATTTGGGATGCCGCTGGCCCCCGCAGCGCGGTGACATCCCCTTCCCCGTGTGGTGGTGGCAGGGCGAGGAGAGCTGGCACCGCAGCCACTGCCTGCAGGTGGGGAACGCGTACGTCATCGTCTACTCCATCACCGACCACGGCAGCTTTGAGAGCGCGGCGGAGCTGCGCATCCAGCTGCGCAGCATGCGGCAGGCCGAGGACATCCCCATCATCCTGGTGGGCAACAAATCCGACCTGGTGCGCTGCCGCGAGGTCTCCGTTGAAGGTAAGAGTCCCCAAAACCACGTCCCGTCTCCGTCCCCGTGCCCCGTCTCCGTCCCCGTGCCCCGTCTccgtccccgtgtcccctccccGTGTCCCGTGCCGCGGCTTCTGCTGCGCCCGCGGAGCTGGGGGTGccagcggggccgtgccccctccctgccctcccctcgcAGAGGCCCGTGCGTGTGCCATGATGTTCGACTGCAAGTTCATCGAGACGTCGGCGGCCCTGCAGCACAACGTGGCCGAGCTCTTCGAGGGGGTGGTGCGGCAGCTGCGCCTGCGCCTCGAGGGCAAGGAGCCCGGCGCGCACCCCGCGTCCGTCCACAAGCGCAAGGAGAGCCTCACCAAGAGGGCCCGGCGCTTCCTCGACAGGCTGGTGGCCAGGAACAGCAGCAAGGTGGCCCTCAAAGTCCGCTCCAAGTCCTGCCACGACCTGTCCGTGCTCTGAGAGCCGCCGCGGACCCGTCCCACCGGACTCGGAGGGGAGGTTGGGGActcccctgtgccagcagcgtggccagcagctCCGCGGGTGCACGGAGAGACCGCAGGGGCCGGAGCGATGCTGAGGACACGGAGCTGTTTTAACCGGTGCTGGTGGACACGCGGGGTGCTCCGGATCCGGCCGCTACCCCTCCAGGAGAGGGGCTGAGCGGGGCTGGGTCCCCCGAGCTGCGCGTGTGGGACGGGCACCTTGGGGGTGGGAGCCCGGCTGCCCCGTGCTCTGGGGGGCCGGTCCGTGTCCCTGtagggctggagctgtgctggaggcttccagcagctcagcaggtcGTGGCACTCGTCCtttgtggggcaggagggggtaGGAGGGCACGGCAGCAGCACCCCCGGCCCCTCTGTGCCTGGGTTTTGCGCTGCGTCTCCCCTGGCGCTGGCGTTCTTCCGACCCAGgattttctgctgcctttgtcCTGGTGCGACGGGGAAACCCCTGCACCCACTGAATAAACGCCGTCGGGgatgtgctgctctgctctctgctgggtCCCTGCCGTGGGGAGCTGCGGGCTGGGGTTGCGTGGCTGGAGCTGAGCACGATTCCTTGACCGGggccctgcctcctgctgcagcccgaACAGCTCAGGGCAGGGAGAGCCTCAGCCTCCAGCCAGGCTTCCTTCAACCACCATTTAGCCAAAATCTCGGTCCCTCGCCCAGTGGTCGCAGCACCACCcccagaaacagcagaaaccCCTGCCCCCCTGCACCTCCCTACTCCCAACCAGCTCCAGAAAAGCCCCTGGGaagggctcagcaccagccccggTTGCTGAGGTGCAGGTTTTGACCCCCCGTGCGGGATTCAAACCCCTGTGGGAgccacagcctgggctgggagcCAGGCCCTGGGCAGCTCTTGGTgccctgggaaggggcagaggcagcagaggggacgTGCTGGGGCGCAGCGAGCAGCGAGCGACCCCGGGCACCCGTGGAGGCGACGCCGGAGCCGGTTGTTTTTGGGCTGAGCGGCCGGGACGCCGCGGGGGAGCCAGCTCGGCAGCCCCGGGCCCGGCGCCAGGGAGGCTCCGCGGTGCCCTCCCTGCCTGGCTCGGGTCAGGAATTTCCACTCGTTCCCCATCCCCGGCTCCGTGGCGGGCACGgtgcagctggggaggaaccGAGGGGACGGGAGGATGGCGCTGCGCCCGTCCCCGTGAGGGGTTCGTCTCTGCTCCTCGTCCCGTcagcggtgccggtgccggtgctcTCTCCTCGCTGCTGCTCTGgctccagcccctctgcccgGGTTATGCCCCGGAGCTCCCCGTGCCCCAGCTCCcggtgctgtgggtgctgccgGGGGCTGCACGgtgtccgtccgtccgtcctgcagctgcagccggCGTTTCCTGCAGCGGGAGGCAAGCGGAGGAGGAttggggggggagtgggggctgcaggatggAAAGTTGGCAGCCGGCAGCGAGGGGAGTGGAAAGAATGAGCTCAAACCCAGAAAAATGCGGCCGCGCTggagggtgggaggagaggccaagggggggggggggggggggcacggcgaGGAGCtgggaaagagagggagggaggaaggaggcgTTGGCggggggccaggggctgcctgCGGCCCCCAGCTTGGCCCCCACCTGGGCCAGGTACTGCCAGGGCTCGGCGgctccagcccctccagcaaGAACTCTCGgggctgccacctccctgccgGTGCCATCGGTCCCGGTGTCACCCATCCCAGCACGCCCACTGTCCCCAGTGCCACCTCCCCCGGTCCCAGCTGCTCCCCGGTGCCGTTTGTCCCCGTGCCATGCCCCCGGTGCCACCCCGGGGAGCCACCCGTCCCAGTGCTCGCTGCCTCCCCGGGCCAAGGGACCCCGCGGTGGCCGCGGTGGGACCAGGTCCTGTgcccgtccccagcccctggggcacacgGGGTGCCCGGTGCTCGATCCGCAGCCCTTTTGCTCATCTCCCACTTCTCCAGGGTCTGCTGCCGGGGATGTTTTAGGATCAAGAGCCTGCATCCAAAACGTTTTCCCCCCCACCCTGGTGTCCCCGTTTGTTGCCACCACGGGGCCGGAGCAGCCTCCCCGGCACGGGGCGAGTTAAAGGCTGGCTCGAGCGTGCGGCAGCGCATCTTCTCATGGGGAGCTGCCAAGAAaagcaggaggggaggagggcGGCCGCTTCCCCGCGCACCACGGGGCCAGGTCCTGCCCTTGGTCCCCGCAGGACGGCTGGGAAGTCCCTCCTGCTTTCCCAGCCGGAGCCGCTCGCGCAGGAAAGCCCCACGGAGGCTGcgtggggagcagccccacagccagggCCCCGTTTCGGTGCCCAGACCCCAGCCCCAACCCAGCGcttgcagccccagcaccgggCAGAGTGcacccagcagggagctgaggcaCCCGCAGGAAAAGCTCACAACCCACAACCTCGGGGCTGCTTCGGAGCGGGGCCGTAAAGGTCTTTTGAAGGGTTTTTTGATAAAAGGCTCTGCCGTGGAATACACCAGAGCGTGAGCATTTCTGCTGCTATTTTGGGTTCTGGCCTAACGATGtgctgggagggcaggagcagctcccagccctgcagccttcGGTTCGGGTTCTCCCCGGGCTCGGAGGCTGTCCCCGTTAGCCTCAGCCCTGCCCGGGGCCAGCTGATATCACAAGCAGAGATTTTCCTGCAAAGAGGGGCTTGCAGAGGCCTCCTGGGCACAGGGCACAGGGCGCAgcaccttccctgcctcctcccggGGTGTCCCCGAGGTGGCATCCCCAGAGTTTGGTGCAAAAGGAGCAGAATTTGACACCCTGCCTCCCTGCACCAGCACCCGGGGCCATGCCCGGTTTGGTTGGGTTCTCACGGGATGCTCAAAGAGCTTTCAGTAACAGGGACACAGCCGAGCAGTGGGGACACGTTTCTGCTTCCCAGGGTGACAGGGAACAGAGGTGGAGATGCTGCTTTTGCTCCTTGACTGAAACCAGATTCGAAGGATGAGCCGTGAGGGGTCCCTGCAGAGGGCTCCAggtagcagcaggagctgtccCCAAAACGTGCAGCGCCCAGAGAGACACCAGAGCGTGCGGGGACAGATTTTGGGGACAAGTAGGCACCTGAAGGCATCGGTGAGGGG comes from the Aythya fuligula isolate bAytFul2 chromosome 16, bAytFul2.pri, whole genome shotgun sequence genome and includes:
- the C16H20orf96 gene encoding uncharacterized protein C20orf96 homolog isoform X2 — encoded protein: MSSKKPPLPSKKPLSQEKYRSFTEKKSALKEAEIAEALEEIKITTDLTQQKINAIEELKQRSAHLEEANCRLMKDIQHTDASTAKQARDLLQQYEQFQMVKATTQTASQNRLDTARAELREMEKTMEKNLGELQQQLDEATSNVQVLQDELGVLRTYTDVHYPRQALRIVLLLSDIQNLKKQQQDEIDKTEEMGKAVLEELEEKARQEQEELLQKVVEEVLLHQDGLKQLVINNHVLRCEITRQREIIKDLEEEISELQSSIQTLRQRARDPREVIFADVFLRRPKCTPDTEVILSIPTEEATFPTSCL
- the REM1 gene encoding GTP-binding protein REM 1 — translated: MTLNTQRGSKSPLRRRASTPLPRPGAPAATAQTEPGHPQLGHSSSEPGGRAAAPRGSWSSESSGSSGCWEPQYRVVLLGDPGVGKTSLANAFAGLQERDLLEQHGEVAYERTLSVDGEETTLLVIDAWEPERRGEESWHRSHCLQVGNAYVIVYSITDHGSFESAAELRIQLRSMRQAEDIPIILVGNKSDLVRCREVSVEEARACAMMFDCKFIETSAALQHNVAELFEGVVRQLRLRLEGKEPGAHPASVHKRKESLTKRARRFLDRLVARNSSKVALKVRSKSCHDLSVL